The following are from one region of the Gossypium hirsutum isolate 1008001.06 chromosome D03, Gossypium_hirsutum_v2.1, whole genome shotgun sequence genome:
- the LOC107920262 gene encoding ATP-dependent Clp protease ATP-binding subunit CLPT2, chloroplastic — MAAARSLSNPSSTTSLISQSRNQSKPTSPPSFLKPHSLQSPWLGFKISFQPSKTRPYLPNHRTITATISLSLPTSKTDRVASAGKVPKWSRRAIKSFAMAELEARKLKYPTTGTESLLMGILIEGTNLAAKFLRANGITLSKVRDETVKLLGKGDMFFFSPEHPPLTEDAQRALDWAVDEKLKSGGDGEITTTHLLLGIWSEVESPGHKIMAALGFNDAKSKELTSSSEPESVDG; from the exons atggcagCTGCCCGGTCTCTCTCAAATCCATCTTCCACCACCTCACTAATTTCCCAATCCAGAAACCAATCAAAACCCACTTCTCCTCCTTCATTTCTAAAGCCCCACAGTCTACAAAGTCCTTGGCTTGGCTTCAAAATTTCCTTTCAGCCATCAAAAACCAGACCCTACTTGCCCAACCATCGCACCATCACTGCAACTATCTCCTTAAGTCTCCCCACTTC gaAAACAGATAGGGTTGCTTCAGCTGGGAAAGTTCCCAA ATGGTCAAGGAGAGCGATAAAGTCATTTGCTATGGCTGAATTGGAAGCTAGGAAACTCAAGTATCCAACTACTGGAACTGAGTCGTTGCTCATGGGCATATTGATTGAAG GAACTAATCTGGCTGCAAAATTTTTGCGTGCAAATGGTATCACTCTTTCCAAGGTTCGTGATGAGACTGTCAAATTATTAGGAAAGGGTGACATGTTCTTTTTCAGTCCCGAGCATCCTCCTTTGACAGAAGATGCTCAAAGGGCACTTGATTGGGCTGTTGATGAGAAACTAAAATCtg GTGGTGATGGGGAAATTACAACAACTCATTTGCTTCTTGGCATTTGGTCTGAAGTGGAATCACCTGGTCACAAGATAATGGCAGCTCTTGGCTTCAATGATGCCAAATCTAAGGAGCTCACTTCGAGTTCTGAACCTGAATCTGTAGATGGGTAA
- the LOC107920263 gene encoding protein DETOXIFICATION 56, with protein MPATATSRVEEIPTDKPSQSPSVSYPTKKWPANLLQIMLSELKIQRGLALPLVAMNVTWFVKVAVTTAFLGRLGELQLAGGTLGFTFANVTGFSVLNGLCGAMEPICGQAFGAKNFRLLHKTLLMATILLLLTTLPVSFLWLNVDKILIHFGQKEDISAVAKTYLFYLLPDLVVTSLLCPLKAYLSSQSITIPIMFSSALALALHIPINIFLAKAKGIEGVSMAIWISDLIAAILLVLYVVVKENRKGEKWNEGGWWDQRVEDLLRLLKLSGPCCLTTCLEWWCYEILVLLTGRLRNAKQAVGVIAIVLNFDYLLYSVMLSLATCASTRVSNELGSNQPIAAYQSAYVTLAVSTISGCVGALAMVGARGVWAPLFSHDKGIIKGVKKMMLLMAVIEVVNFPLAVCGGIVRGTARPWLAMYANLGGFYLLALPLGVVLAFKAALGLSGLLIGLLVGMATCLALLLVMVVRIKWHEEADKAHILASDGNLETVNKVNDNEV; from the coding sequence ATGCCTGCAACTGCAACATCAAGAGTGGAAGAGATCCCAACTGACAAACCATCTCAGTCACCTTCAGTTTCATATCCCACCAAGAAATGGCCGGCCAACCTATTGCAGATAATGCTTTCAGAGCTGAAAATACAGAGAGGACTAGCACTTCCATTGGTGGCCATGAACGTAACCTGGTTTGTGAAGGTCGCGGTGACTACAGCTTTTCTAGGCAGGCTTGGGGAGCTCCAGTTAGCCGGTGGGACACTCGGTTTCACCTTCGCTAATGTCACCGGTTTCTCCGTCCTCAATGGACTTTGTGGTGCCATGGAACCTATCTGTGGTCAAGCTTTTGGAGCTAAAAACTTCAGGCTCCTTCACAAGACACTTTTGATGGCCACAATCTTGTTACTGTTAACTACATTGCCTGTTTCGTTCCTGTGGCTTAATGTTGATAAAATTCTAATCCATTTTGGCCAAAAAGAAGACATTTCAGCTGTTGCAAAGACGTATCTTTTCTATCTTCTCCCTGATTTGGTTGTCACTTCATTGCTATGCCCTCTCAAGGCCTATTTGAGCTCTCAAAGCATAACTATCCCCATCATGTTTAGCTCGGCTTTAGCGCTTGCTCTTCACATCCCCATCAATATCTTTCTTGCAAAAGCTAAGGGTATTGAAGGGGTTTCGATGGCAATCTGGATAAGCGATCTCATTGCTGCAATCCTTCTGGTCTTGTATGTAGTGGTGAAAGAGAATAGAAAGGGAGAGAAATGGAATGAGGGAGGATGGTGGGATCAAAGAGTTGAAGACTTGCTTAGACTGCTCAAGCTTAGTGGACCATGTTGTCTTACCACCTGCCTTGAATGGTGGTGCTATGAGATTCTAGTCTTGCTTACCGGAAGGCTACGGAATGCCAAGCAGGCAGTCGGAGTGATTGCTATCGTTCTGAACTTCGACTACTTGCTCTACTCTGTGATGTTGTCACTAGCCACGTGTGCATCTACTCGTGTATCTAATGAGCTCGGTTCAAACCAGCCCATAGCCGCCTACCAGTCTGCATACGTAACTCTTGCAGTGAGCACAATTTCCGGTTGCGTTGGTGCATTGGCAATGGTGGGCGCGAGAGGCGTTTGGGCTCCTCTGTTTAGCCATGACAAAGGAATCATAAAAGGAGTGAAAAAGATGATGCTGCTAATGGCAGTGATTGAAGTTGTAAACTTCCCCTTAGCTGTTTGTGGAGGAATTGTTCGTGGAACAGCTCGGCCATGGTTGGCGATGTATGCAAACCTTGGGGGCTTCTATCTCTTAGCTTTACCGTTGGGTGTTGTTTTGGCCTTCAAAGCTGCACTTGGACTGAGCGGGTTATTGATAGGACTTTTAGTTGGGATGGCAACATGTTTGGCATTGTTGTTGGTGATGGTTGTGAGAATAAAGTGGCATGAAGAAGCCGATAAGGCGCATATACTTGCCTCTGATGGGAATCTGGAAACAGTTAACAAGGTAAATGACAACGAAGTATGA